A single Arachidicoccus sp. BS20 DNA region contains:
- a CDS encoding FMN-dependent NADH-azoreductase, with amino-acid sequence MSKILHLISSPRGNESVSIKLGNAIVEKVKAANPGSTVKEVDLSKINLPHLGEEHLISFFTPEEKRTPEHLEAIKYSEEFIKDLFDADVVVFGVPMYNFSIPSSLKSWIDHVARAGVTFQYTANGPEGLVKGKKAYLAVATGGVYSDGPYKPYDFAVPYLQGVLGFIGITDVTVYRAEGLSVSELAPTALQKAVDTIAI; translated from the coding sequence ATGTCTAAAATCTTACACCTCATATCAAGTCCAAGAGGTAATGAATCTGTCAGCATTAAATTGGGTAATGCAATTGTAGAAAAAGTAAAAGCTGCAAATCCAGGCAGCACGGTAAAGGAAGTCGATTTAAGCAAAATCAATCTCCCGCATTTAGGCGAAGAACATCTGATTTCTTTCTTTACTCCCGAAGAGAAAAGAACGCCGGAACACCTTGAAGCTATTAAATATTCCGAAGAGTTTATCAAAGATTTGTTCGATGCAGATGTAGTAGTGTTTGGCGTACCGATGTACAATTTTAGCATCCCTTCTTCTTTGAAATCGTGGATTGACCACGTAGCAAGAGCAGGAGTTACCTTCCAATATACGGCAAACGGTCCGGAAGGTTTGGTAAAAGGTAAGAAAGCGTATTTGGCAGTTGCAACAGGCGGTGTATATTCTGATGGACCGTACAAACCTTATGATTTCGCTGTTCCTTATTTACAGGGCGTTCTCGGTTTCATAGGTATTACCGATGTTACAGTTTATCGTGCAGAAGGTTTGAGTGTTTCTGAATTGGCGCCAACTGCATTGCAAAAAGCAGTTGATACTATTGCAATTTAA
- the folK gene encoding 2-amino-4-hydroxy-6-hydroxymethyldihydropteridine diphosphokinase — MNKTYLLIGGNLGDVRQTFTNASKEIERHIGTIKLKSSLYKTAAWGMENQPDFLNQVLEVETGLSAQKVLTTVLKIEEKLGRVRKEKYGPRVIDIDVLLFNNDVIDDENLKVPHPFLHKRNFVLYPLAEIAPDAFHPLLKKTVQQLLSETEDTLDVEKLDE, encoded by the coding sequence ATGAACAAGACTTATTTACTGATAGGCGGTAATTTAGGAGATGTAAGACAAACTTTTACAAACGCAAGTAAAGAAATAGAACGCCATATTGGAACAATAAAACTAAAATCTTCGTTATATAAAACTGCCGCGTGGGGAATGGAAAACCAGCCCGATTTTCTGAATCAGGTATTGGAAGTCGAAACCGGTTTATCTGCACAAAAGGTATTGACAACCGTTTTGAAAATTGAAGAAAAATTAGGCAGAGTAAGAAAAGAAAAATACGGACCGCGCGTGATAGATATTGATGTTCTTTTGTTTAACAATGACGTGATTGATGATGAAAACCTGAAAGTGCCGCACCCGTTTTTACACAAGAGAAATTTTGTTTTATATCCGCTTGCAGAGATTGCACCTGATGCATTTCATCCTTTGTTGAAAAAAACTGTTCAACAATTATTATCAGAAACGGAGGACACGTTGGATGTAGAAAAGTTAGATGAATAA
- the cysS gene encoding cysteine--tRNA ligase, with product MELKVYNSLTRQKEIFQPITEGYVGMYVCGPTVSGESHLGHTRPYITFDVVNRYLQHLGYKVRYVRNITDAGHFEEEGREAEDKISKKAFLEKLEPMELVKKYTDLFHWGMKEFNTLPPSIEPTATGHIVEQIVMIEKIIEDGYAYVANGSVYFDVEKYNADFSKKGLPYGILSGRVLEEMLETTRDLENQDEKRNKADFALWKNAPPEHIMRWKSPWGEGFPGWHIECSAMSTKYLGKQFDIHGGGMDLQFPHHECEIAQSVVCNHEMPAKYWLHNNMITINGRKMGKSYNNVIKFTELFSGNHPALEQAYHPMVIRFFILQTHYRSTLDFSNDALKAAEKGLRRLLEANENLQKISFDLSEVAEDKMLDEKVLKLLNELDEFMNDDFNTAKVLANLFELVPVINGIKDNHISTKALSGATFSLLQSKVKIYLDDILGLKNISENAGEQLHGALQLLIEMRKDAKAKKDYVTSDKIRNELAALGILLKDEKDGSVSYSFE from the coding sequence ATGGAATTGAAAGTTTATAATTCACTTACAAGACAAAAAGAAATTTTTCAACCAATTACCGAAGGTTACGTGGGAATGTATGTGTGCGGACCAACCGTGAGCGGCGAATCACATCTCGGTCATACGCGACCTTATATCACATTCGATGTAGTAAATCGTTATTTGCAACACTTGGGTTACAAAGTTCGTTATGTGCGCAACATCACAGATGCCGGGCATTTTGAAGAAGAAGGTCGCGAAGCGGAAGATAAAATTTCCAAAAAAGCATTTCTCGAAAAACTTGAACCGATGGAGTTGGTAAAAAAATATACCGACTTGTTTCATTGGGGAATGAAAGAATTTAATACGCTGCCGCCAAGCATCGAGCCGACTGCAACCGGACATATTGTGGAACAAATTGTGATGATTGAAAAAATAATTGAAGACGGTTATGCGTATGTGGCAAATGGCTCTGTTTATTTCGATGTAGAAAAATATAATGCGGATTTTTCCAAAAAAGGATTGCCTTATGGTATTTTGAGCGGAAGAGTTTTGGAAGAAATGTTGGAAACTACACGCGATTTGGAAAACCAGGATGAGAAAAGAAATAAAGCCGATTTTGCACTTTGGAAAAATGCGCCGCCCGAGCACATCATGCGGTGGAAAAGCCCGTGGGGCGAAGGTTTCCCGGGCTGGCATATTGAATGCTCTGCGATGAGTACTAAATATTTGGGCAAGCAATTTGATATTCACGGCGGCGGCATGGATTTGCAGTTCCCGCATCACGAATGCGAAATTGCCCAGAGCGTTGTTTGCAATCACGAGATGCCTGCGAAGTATTGGCTGCATAATAATATGATTACGATTAACGGTCGTAAAATGGGCAAGAGCTACAACAACGTCATTAAATTTACGGAATTGTTCAGCGGCAATCATCCTGCGCTGGAACAAGCGTATCATCCGATGGTTATTCGGTTTTTTATTTTACAAACGCATTATCGTTCCACGCTCGATTTCAGCAACGATGCTTTGAAAGCTGCGGAAAAAGGGTTACGAAGATTGTTGGAAGCAAATGAAAATCTGCAAAAAATTTCTTTCGATTTATCCGAAGTTGCGGAAGATAAAATGCTTGACGAAAAAGTTTTGAAACTGTTGAACGAGTTGGATGAGTTTATGAACGACGATTTCAACACGGCGAAAGTATTGGCAAATTTGTTTGAACTTGTTCCCGTGATTAATGGAATTAAAGATAATCATATTTCGACGAAAGCCTTGAGTGGCGCTACTTTCAGCTTGTTACAAAGTAAGGTAAAAATTTATCTTGACGATATTCTCGGTTTAAAAAATATTTCTGAAAACGCAGGCGAGCAACTGCACGGCGCACTTCAATTATTGATTGAAATGCGCAAAGATGCTAAAGCAAAAAAAGATTATGTTACGAGTGATAAAATAAGAAATGAACTTGCTGCGCTCGGCATTTTATTGAAAGACGAAAAGGATGGAAGCGTGAGTTACAGTTTTGAGTAG
- a CDS encoding phosphoribosyltransferase family protein: MLQQNILSREAAQEKLHRMALEIAENISDDEDNLVLIGIEKSGYKIAEKLKMFIEKYHHAPIEILSLSLDKNYPAEITLSKQIDFNDKNIILVDDVINSGKTFLYALKPLLDFHPKRIQTLAMIERMHKHFPIKPDYVGLSVATTATDHIKVIIEDGEIVGAVV, encoded by the coding sequence ATGTTGCAGCAAAATATTTTATCAAGAGAAGCGGCGCAGGAAAAGCTGCATCGTATGGCTTTGGAAATTGCCGAAAATATCAGCGACGATGAAGATAATCTTGTCTTAATCGGCATTGAAAAAAGTGGTTATAAAATTGCCGAAAAGCTGAAAATGTTTATCGAGAAATATCATCACGCACCTATTGAAATTCTTTCTCTTTCTTTAGATAAAAATTATCCTGCGGAAATTACGTTGAGCAAACAAATTGATTTCAACGACAAAAATATTATCCTTGTCGATGACGTAATCAATTCGGGAAAAACATTTCTTTATGCGCTGAAACCCTTGCTGGACTTTCATCCCAAGCGAATACAAACGTTGGCGATGATTGAAAGAATGCACAAACATTTTCCCATAAAACCCGATTATGTCGGTTTGTCCGTTGCCACAACTGCAACAGACCATATCAAAGTGATTATCGAAGACGGCGAAATTGTGGGCGCAGTTGTCTGA
- the sppA gene encoding signal peptide peptidase SppA, with translation MNNFFKTFFAALLALVVFSLIAFFIFLGIVAAASSSDKPTVSPNSVLVLDLSKEYHDFEQPALKINLNLKKLSTSQPNLYAVIQMIRYARNDANIKGIYIKADNNANGLAASEELRHAILDFKRSGKFVVAYGATITQNAYFVASAANKVYTHPQGGVEWKGMVAQLMFFKNLLDKLEIEPEIFFAGKFKSATEPFRVTKMTEPNRLQTSVWLNDIYGNYLKEISQSRNIDTSELHHLADSALIQTAHDALKYHLVDDLAYSDEVESVIKTFTSLGTQNNDKINFVSLDTYAQATDYKAFTGNDNIAVVYAQGDIVDGKNDDAISSGEFVPLLRKLRKDDNVKAIVVRVNSPGGSALASDMIWREITLAKKVKPVIISMGNYAASGGYYMSCNGTYIFAEPNTITGSIGVFSMMGNAQNFFNNKLGITFDEVKTSPYADLGTISRPMTQPEKNLMQASVDSVYKTFTERVAQGRNKSVAFVDSIAQGRVWTGERAIKIGLVDSLGSLADAIHYAAKLVHSNSVYISEYPERKNIFDQLFNSDDNDADDAKAKILSQQFGKEISDSWKNIMSVKAMMNTPQTRLPFEFEVK, from the coding sequence ATGAATAATTTTTTCAAAACGTTTTTTGCTGCGTTGCTGGCACTTGTGGTGTTTTCGCTGATAGCGTTTTTTATTTTCTTGGGAATTGTTGCAGCTGCATCAAGTTCTGACAAACCAACTGTTTCGCCCAATAGCGTACTTGTTTTAGACCTTTCAAAAGAGTATCACGATTTTGAGCAGCCGGCTTTAAAAATAAACCTTAACCTGAAAAAGCTATCTACATCGCAGCCAAATTTGTACGCTGTAATTCAGATGATAAGGTATGCCCGCAATGATGCAAATATCAAAGGTATTTACATAAAAGCCGACAATAATGCCAACGGACTGGCTGCAAGCGAAGAACTTCGCCACGCTATTCTTGACTTTAAGAGAAGCGGGAAATTTGTAGTTGCCTATGGTGCGACCATAACGCAAAACGCCTATTTCGTGGCTTCTGCGGCAAATAAAGTTTATACGCATCCGCAAGGCGGTGTAGAATGGAAAGGTATGGTTGCCCAATTAATGTTCTTCAAAAATTTGTTAGACAAATTAGAAATTGAACCCGAAATATTTTTCGCGGGAAAATTCAAAAGCGCCACAGAACCTTTTCGCGTAACGAAAATGACCGAGCCAAACCGCTTGCAAACTTCTGTTTGGCTCAATGATATCTACGGCAATTACCTGAAAGAAATTTCGCAAAGCAGAAATATTGATACAAGTGAACTGCATCATCTCGCGGACAGCGCGCTGATACAAACTGCTCACGATGCACTAAAATATCATTTGGTGGACGATTTGGCTTATAGCGATGAAGTTGAGAGCGTTATAAAAACATTTACATCTTTAGGTACACAGAATAATGATAAAATCAACTTTGTTTCGTTAGACACTTACGCACAAGCCACAGATTATAAAGCATTTACGGGGAATGATAATATTGCCGTCGTATATGCGCAAGGCGATATTGTGGATGGTAAAAATGATGATGCTATTTCAAGTGGAGAGTTTGTCCCTTTGCTAAGAAAATTGAGGAAAGATGATAATGTAAAAGCAATCGTGGTGCGTGTAAATTCTCCCGGCGGCAGCGCGCTGGCGAGCGATATGATTTGGCGCGAAATTACTTTAGCCAAGAAAGTAAAACCTGTCATTATTTCTATGGGCAATTATGCGGCTTCGGGCGGCTATTATATGTCGTGCAACGGCACATACATTTTTGCAGAACCTAATACTATCACAGGTTCTATCGGTGTTTTTTCGATGATGGGCAATGCACAAAACTTTTTCAACAATAAGCTTGGTATCACTTTCGACGAAGTAAAAACAAGTCCGTATGCCGATTTGGGAACGATTTCCCGACCAATGACACAGCCCGAAAAAAATCTAATGCAGGCATCGGTGGACAGCGTTTACAAAACATTTACCGAGCGAGTTGCACAAGGTAGAAACAAGTCTGTTGCATTTGTCGACAGCATTGCGCAAGGTCGCGTATGGACTGGCGAAAGAGCAATAAAAATCGGTTTGGTAGATTCGCTTGGTTCGTTGGCAGATGCTATTCATTATGCTGCAAAACTGGTCCACAGCAACAGCGTTTACATTAGTGAATATCCCGAAAGAAAAAACATTTTTGACCAACTGTTCAACAGCGACGACAATGATGCTGACGATGCGAAAGCAAAAATATTATCGCAACAATTCGGCAAAGAAATTTCCGATAGCTGGAAAAATATTATGAGCGTCAAAGCAATGATGAACACGCCACAAACCCGCTTGCCGTTTGAGTTTGAAGTAAAATAG